A section of the Sebastes fasciatus isolate fSebFas1 chromosome 5, fSebFas1.pri, whole genome shotgun sequence genome encodes:
- the cfap144 gene encoding cilia- and flagella-associated protein 144: MAGKEKVVEKLDVVHQNAIHIETIRKEQRHQILHTEFSINPHRKLHVLPDKPMSRKPTEVIAENSGFIEAFHHARQEPTKKYALPQTTSQEIGWVSTPLIPSNRHDKRINFNRCSADITKHKESALRSSN, translated from the exons ATGGCAGGAAAGGAGAAAGTCGTGGAGAAACTGGATGTGGTTCATCAAAACGCGATTCACATTGAGACGATCCGGAAAGAGCAAAGACACCAGATCCTCCACACAGAGTTCAGCATCAATCCACACCGGAAAT tacATGTCTTACCAGACAAACCCATGTCTAGGAAACCAACAGAAGTGATTGCAGAGAACT CGGGCTTCATCGAGGCCTTCCACCATGCTCGCCAGGAACCCACCAAGAAATATGCATTGCCACAGACCACGAGTCAGGAGATAGGATGGGTGTCAACCCCACTG atcCCATCGAACCGCCATGACAAGAGAATAAATTTCAACAGATGCAGCGCGGACATCACCAAACACAAAGAATCTGCCCTGCGTTCGTCAAATTAA
- the ebna1bp2 gene encoding putative rRNA-processing protein EBP2, translated as MIIESRSMDSAEEEESLLGQESEDENSELSDDALQEAFAKGLLKPGMNVLVNKPKQFVNNVEGLKQCLAGFRKDLPWVERLDMTNLPAEDVIAKAEGKAPSVKPGDVKAEDDFHREMFFYRQAQATVLDALPLLSKHGIATKRPDDYFAEMAKSDQQMQKIRKKLISKTLMLEKSEKAKKIRDQRKFGKKVQVEVIQKRQKEKKAMMTAVKKYQKGMTDKLDFLDGDQKKGKDSSQGPNKAAANKTAAKKGPNSKRKYKDNRFGFGGKKSGKKWNTKESHNDVSSFRARVANAKGSKGGKKAGNQNKRPGKSVRKKIKSRS; from the exons ATGATTATCGAAAGCAGGAGTATGGAttcagcagaggaagaggagtcgcTGCTCGGACAGGAGTCAGAGGACGAGAACAGTGAACTATCAGACGATGCG cttCAAGAAGCCTTTGCCAAGGGGTTGTTGAAACCAGGGATGAACGTTCTGGTGAATAAACCCAAACAGTTTGTCAACAATGTG GAGGGTTTGAAACAGTGCCTCGCTGGCTTCCGTAAAGACCTTCCCTGGGTGGAGAGGTTGGATATGACCAACCTGCCTGCTGAAGACGTTATCGCCAAAGCTGAAGGGAAAGCCCCAAGTGTGAAACCTGGAGATGTCAAGGCAGAGGATGATTTCCACAGAGAGATGTTCTT CTACCGCCAAGCTCAAGCTACAGTTCTGGATGCATTGCCTCTCCTGAGCAAGCACGGCATCGCCACCAAGAGGCCCGACGATTACTTCGCAGAGATGGCCAAATCCGATCAGCAGATGCAGAAG ATCAGGAAAAAGCTGATCTCAAAGACGCTGATGCTGGAGAAGTCTGAGAAGGCCAAGAAAATACGCGATCAAAGGAAGTTTGGCAAAAAG GTCCAAGTAGAAGTGATTCAGAAGaggcagaaagagaagaaggcTATGATGACCGCTGTAAAGAAGTACCAGAAAG GAATGACCGACAAATTGGACTTCTTGGATGGAGACCAGAAGAAGGGTAAAGACTCTTCTCAGGGCCCCAACAAAGCAGCGGCCAACAAAACGGCGGCCAAGAAAGG GCCCAATTCCAAGAGGAAATACAAGGATAACAGGTTTGGCTTCGGAGGCAAGAAGAGCGGAAAGAAGTGGAACACCAAAGAGAGCCACAACGACGTTTCCAGTTTCCGCGCCAGAGTGGCTAACGCAAAGGGCAGCAAGGGAGGGAAGAAAGCAGGCAACCAGAAT AAACGCCCGGGCAAGTCTGTGCGCAAGAAGATCAAGTCTCGCTCTTAA